From a region of the Thermosipho melanesiensis BI429 genome:
- a CDS encoding PolC-type DNA polymerase III, with the protein MKYVFEKLAFPVSRFYEYFNIEVSGEITKIVYEPSNRVLTFHVKKAFGDFNRLKEKLKVFFGVNVEIEYEVTELEREEILGILNGTAPYVKDVEIFENEILIRTFGEFAKKKIEKEINHIEKVTGKTVKVEIVEETFKIEPPKIENNLKKFDEDKKYYFPSNIPLNAKRVFLRGKVFKLEQQYGVFSVYITDRKESILGKIFDNANEFSTLIKEGNWYYFKGSMGVDKRGGYYFAINDVFKDPSPIERKDTYEEKRVELHIHSKMSDLDAIVDIKEVVRKVKEWGWSAVAITDHGNVQSIPYLFEEAEKNGIKPIFGTEMYVLNEMGDIVKNLVEDKMLDDVTYTVFDLETTGTNAKFDEIIEIGAVKYRDGKVINTFSSFVKPTKSISEFTQKLTGITDEMVKDAKSIEEVFPEFLKFIDGTVLVAHNADFDYGFIREVNRRLYNKELDFAYLDTLKLSKVLLRGKVKSFGLGKLVEYFKLGPFKHHRAFEDASVTADLFGKLLELLLKRGIKTLGQVNNLKNTSSISTIRTKKQFNHITILVRDKVGLKNLYKLVSDAHVKYFKYVPFVPKKELIKYREGLLLGTGCESGEIFQALTGSSTDEEILEMLKDYDYVEIFPLDTIVSVEREVAKQVYKRLYELAKRLDLPVVMVSNAHFLEPEDIKARHVLLSPIEKSNPHDDDLRDKDAKLYLRTTDEMMKEAFEIFEDEKIAYEIVVENTNKIANNMIEDVKPIKRKLHPPIIEGADEKVRSLSIKRAKELYGDPLPDVIEKRLEKELESIIGHGYAVLYEIAHLIVKKANEDGYVVGSRGSVGSSFVAYLMGITEVNPLPPHYLCPKCKYLEFSKDMGSGYDLPNKLCPKCGTKLEKTGQDIPFEVFMGFKGDKVPDIDLNFSGEYQERAHSYIVELFGKDNVLRAGTISTIAEKSAIGYVKSYMEVKGETLHQAEQIRLAEMVAGVKRTTGQHPGGLMIVPKDMTVYDFTPIQYPANKKDSEMCTTHFAYESIHDDLVKLDALGHDDPTMLKLLYEYTGVDPTKVPMDDKKTLEIFSSLKPLKVKAEELGIDVGTIGIPEFGTNFVQEMLKETRPKTFAELVRISGLSHGTDVWLNNAQDIIKSGNATLSEVISCRDDIMIYLINAGVEESRAFKIMENVRKGKGISEDDEKLMREKNVPEWFIQSCKKIKYLFPKAHAVAYVSMAFRIAYFKVHYPLAYYAAYFSIKGDEFSIETILRGIKSIKKKLAELNAQMKKDVKEKNEEKVLEAALEMYLRGYSFLPPDILKSDYRRFIIEGNELRIPLNKIPGVGDNVALSIIQARMEKPFTSIDDLKKRTKLSKAHINTMRKLRILEDLPETDQSTLFDF; encoded by the coding sequence ATGAAATATGTTTTTGAGAAATTAGCTTTTCCCGTTTCAAGGTTTTATGAGTATTTTAATATAGAAGTATCTGGGGAAATAACAAAGATTGTTTATGAACCTTCTAACAGGGTTTTAACTTTCCACGTGAAAAAGGCTTTTGGAGACTTTAACAGGTTGAAAGAAAAGTTAAAAGTGTTTTTTGGGGTTAATGTGGAGATAGAGTATGAGGTAACAGAGTTAGAAAGAGAAGAGATTTTGGGAATTTTAAACGGAACGGCTCCTTATGTAAAAGACGTAGAGATATTTGAGAATGAGATATTGATAAGAACATTTGGTGAATTTGCCAAAAAAAAGATAGAAAAGGAAATAAACCATATAGAGAAGGTTACGGGGAAAACGGTAAAAGTGGAAATTGTTGAGGAAACATTTAAAATTGAACCTCCGAAAATAGAAAATAATTTAAAGAAATTTGATGAAGATAAAAAGTATTATTTCCCATCGAATATACCGTTGAATGCGAAAAGGGTATTTTTGAGGGGAAAGGTTTTTAAATTGGAACAACAATATGGAGTTTTTTCTGTATACATTACGGATAGAAAAGAGTCTATTTTGGGAAAGATTTTTGATAATGCAAATGAATTTAGTACGTTAATAAAAGAGGGAAATTGGTATTATTTTAAGGGTTCAATGGGTGTTGACAAAAGAGGAGGATATTATTTTGCAATAAATGATGTATTTAAAGATCCAAGTCCCATAGAAAGAAAAGATACCTATGAAGAAAAAAGAGTAGAATTACATATTCATTCAAAGATGAGTGATTTAGATGCAATCGTGGATATAAAGGAAGTAGTGCGAAAGGTTAAAGAGTGGGGGTGGAGTGCAGTTGCAATAACAGATCATGGAAATGTTCAATCCATTCCTTATTTGTTTGAAGAAGCGGAAAAGAATGGTATTAAGCCTATTTTTGGTACGGAAATGTATGTTTTAAACGAAATGGGGGATATAGTAAAGAATTTGGTTGAAGACAAAATGTTAGATGATGTAACGTATACGGTGTTTGACCTTGAAACAACAGGGACAAACGCAAAATTCGACGAGATTATAGAAATTGGTGCGGTAAAGTACAGAGACGGTAAGGTTATTAATACCTTTTCAAGCTTTGTAAAACCTACAAAGAGTATATCGGAATTTACCCAAAAACTTACGGGAATTACAGATGAAATGGTAAAAGATGCAAAATCTATAGAAGAGGTTTTCCCGGAATTTTTGAAATTTATTGATGGGACCGTTTTAGTTGCACATAATGCCGATTTTGACTATGGGTTTATTAGGGAGGTTAATAGAAGGTTATACAATAAAGAACTTGATTTTGCTTATCTTGATACCTTGAAACTTTCCAAAGTACTACTTAGAGGGAAGGTAAAATCCTTTGGGCTTGGAAAACTTGTGGAATATTTTAAGTTAGGGCCTTTTAAACATCATAGGGCGTTTGAAGATGCAAGTGTAACTGCCGATTTGTTTGGAAAATTGTTGGAGCTACTTTTAAAAAGAGGTATAAAGACATTGGGGCAGGTTAATAATTTGAAGAATACTTCATCAATCTCCACCATTCGCACTAAAAAACAATTTAATCATATTACAATTTTAGTAAGGGATAAGGTAGGATTAAAAAATCTCTATAAATTAGTTTCAGATGCACATGTAAAGTATTTTAAATATGTTCCTTTTGTTCCGAAAAAGGAGTTAATAAAATACAGAGAAGGTCTTTTATTGGGTACCGGTTGTGAAAGCGGAGAAATCTTTCAAGCGTTAACGGGTTCTTCAACGGATGAAGAAATTTTAGAAATGTTAAAAGATTACGATTACGTGGAGATTTTTCCCTTGGATACTATTGTTAGTGTTGAAAGAGAAGTTGCAAAGCAGGTATATAAAAGGTTGTATGAACTTGCAAAGAGACTAGATTTACCGGTGGTTATGGTAAGTAATGCACATTTTTTGGAACCTGAGGATATAAAGGCAAGGCATGTACTTCTTTCGCCCATTGAAAAGAGTAATCCACACGATGATGATTTAAGGGATAAAGACGCAAAGTTATACCTTAGAACTACTGATGAAATGATGAAAGAGGCTTTTGAGATTTTTGAAGATGAGAAAATTGCGTATGAAATTGTTGTGGAGAATACAAATAAAATAGCTAATAATATGATAGAGGATGTAAAACCTATAAAGAGAAAATTGCATCCTCCAATAATTGAAGGTGCAGACGAAAAGGTAAGATCGTTGTCAATTAAACGTGCTAAAGAGTTGTATGGTGATCCACTACCTGATGTTATTGAAAAAAGGTTGGAGAAAGAGTTGGAGAGTATAATAGGACATGGTTATGCTGTGTTGTATGAGATAGCACACCTTATTGTGAAAAAAGCAAATGAGGATGGATACGTGGTTGGTTCACGTGGATCTGTAGGTTCTTCGTTTGTTGCATATCTTATGGGAATTACAGAAGTAAATCCTTTACCACCACATTATCTATGCCCGAAATGTAAGTATTTAGAGTTTTCAAAAGATATGGGTTCAGGATACGATTTGCCCAACAAGCTTTGTCCTAAGTGTGGAACAAAGCTTGAAAAGACAGGGCAAGACATTCCATTTGAAGTTTTTATGGGATTTAAAGGTGATAAGGTGCCGGATATTGATTTGAATTTTTCAGGTGAATATCAAGAAAGGGCACATAGCTATATAGTTGAACTTTTTGGTAAAGATAATGTTTTAAGGGCAGGGACTATTAGTACCATAGCAGAAAAAAGTGCAATAGGGTACGTGAAAAGTTATATGGAAGTTAAAGGTGAAACATTACATCAGGCAGAACAGATTAGGTTGGCGGAAATGGTTGCTGGGGTAAAAAGAACAACTGGACAACATCCAGGCGGATTGATGATTGTACCAAAAGATATGACGGTATATGATTTTACCCCTATCCAGTACCCTGCCAACAAAAAAGACTCTGAAATGTGTACAACCCATTTTGCTTACGAATCAATCCACGATGATTTGGTGAAATTAGATGCGCTTGGACATGATGACCCTACTATGTTGAAACTTTTGTACGAGTATACAGGAGTAGATCCAACTAAGGTTCCCATGGATGATAAAAAGACGTTGGAGATATTCTCCTCTTTAAAACCTTTAAAGGTAAAAGCCGAGGAGCTTGGCATAGATGTTGGAACTATAGGTATTCCTGAGTTTGGAACGAATTTTGTCCAGGAAATGTTAAAAGAAACAAGGCCAAAGACGTTTGCGGAATTAGTTAGAATTTCCGGACTTTCACACGGTACAGATGTTTGGTTAAATAACGCGCAAGATATAATTAAGTCAGGAAACGCCACACTTTCGGAAGTTATATCTTGTCGTGATGATATTATGATATACCTTATCAATGCAGGTGTGGAAGAATCTCGCGCATTTAAGATAATGGAAAACGTTAGAAAGGGAAAGGGCATTTCAGAAGATGATGAAAAGTTGATGAGAGAAAAAAACGTTCCTGAATGGTTTATACAATCTTGTAAAAAAATAAAATATCTTTTCCCTAAAGCACACGCAGTTGCATATGTTAGTATGGCATTTAGAATAGCGTACTTTAAGGTTCATTATCCCCTTGCCTATTATGCGGCGTATTTTTCAATAAAGGGAGATGAATTTTCCATTGAAACTATTTTAAGGGGTATAAAATCTATAAAGAAAAAATTGGCGGAGTTAAATGCTCAAATGAAAAAAGACGTTAAAGAAAAGAACGAAGAAAAGGTACTTGAGGCGGCTCTTGAAATGTACTTAAGAGGTTATTCTTTCTTGCCTCCTGATATATTAAAAAGTGATTATAGAAGGTTTATAATAGAGGGCAATGAATTAAGAATACCACTTAACAAAATACCAGGTGTAGGGGATAATGTGGCGTTATCAATTATTCAAGCAAGAATGGAAAAGCCATTTACATCTATTGATGATTTAAAAAAACGTACTAAGTTGAGTAAAGCACACATTAATACAATGAGAAAGTTAAGGATTTTAGAAGACCTTCCAGAAACGGATCAATCCACACTATTTGATTTTTAA
- a CDS encoding stage V sporulation protein S, producing the protein METLKVSSKSNPNKVAGAIVGSLNKNEKLEIQAIGAGAVNQASKALAVARRFLAEEGKDLYAVPGFIEVEIDGETRTGITFRVYLTKKKAE; encoded by the coding sequence ATGGAAACACTTAAAGTTAGTTCAAAGTCAAACCCCAACAAGGTAGCAGGTGCTATTGTAGGTTCTCTCAATAAAAATGAAAAGCTCGAGATTCAAGCGATTGGGGCGGGTGCTGTTAACCAAGCCTCCAAGGCTTTAGCAGTTGCAAGGAGGTTTTTAGCTGAAGAGGGGAAAGACTTGTATGCCGTACCTGGTTTCATTGAAGTTGAAATTGATGGTGAAACAAGGACAGGTATAACCTTTAGGGTTTATCTTACAAAAAAGAAGGCGGAATAA